A region from the Streptosporangium sp. NBC_01756 genome encodes:
- a CDS encoding (2Fe-2S)-binding protein, protein MKRPYDLVRARPEPEFEISVDGVPIPVVPGQTIGAALHGAGVRSWRTTRIGGRPRGLFCGIGVCFDCLVTVNGSPSLRACLTEARPGDRVSTGEEEEAVSGR, encoded by the coding sequence ATGAAACGGCCCTACGACCTGGTGCGGGCGCGGCCCGAGCCGGAGTTCGAGATCAGCGTGGACGGGGTCCCCATTCCGGTGGTCCCCGGCCAGACCATCGGCGCCGCCCTGCACGGCGCGGGCGTCCGGTCGTGGCGCACCACCAGGATCGGCGGCCGTCCGCGCGGGCTGTTCTGCGGCATCGGCGTCTGCTTCGACTGCTTGGTCACGGTCAACGGCAGCCCGTCCCTGCGGGCCTGCCTGACCGAGGCCCGCCCCGGCGACCGGGTGAGCACCGGCGAGGAAGAGGAAGCGGTGAGCGGCCGATGA
- a CDS encoding NAD(P)/FAD-dependent oxidoreductase, which translates to MADVVVIGAGVVGAACAYYAVRAGLDVVVVDRGSVAGGTTGAGEGNVLVSDKEPGPELDLALLSNGLWRELAEFDGFEFEPKGGLVVAETGEVLETLTALAGRQAVEHTVVAPDELNDYEPHLAKGFAGGVFYPQDAQVQPMLAAARLIRHGGDRFGRGALTLRTGVTVTGFLRDGERITGVTTDRGDIIAGAVVNAAGTWGGEIAALAGVHVPILPRRGFILVTEPFEKPLIRHKVYTAAYVTDVASDSEGLETSAVVEGTPSGPVLIGASRERVGFDRTISVPVLERLARQAVELFPALAERRAIRAYCGFRPYCPDHLPVIGEDPRAPGLHHACGHEGAGIGLAPATGHLIAQTLIGGRPDLDLTPFRPDRFQEESR; encoded by the coding sequence ATGGCGGACGTCGTGGTGATCGGCGCCGGGGTGGTCGGCGCCGCGTGCGCCTACTACGCGGTACGCGCCGGGCTGGACGTGGTCGTCGTCGACCGCGGGTCCGTGGCGGGCGGCACCACCGGTGCGGGGGAGGGCAACGTCCTGGTCTCCGACAAGGAGCCCGGACCCGAGCTGGATCTGGCACTGCTCTCCAACGGTCTCTGGCGCGAGCTCGCCGAGTTCGACGGGTTCGAGTTCGAACCCAAGGGCGGGCTGGTGGTGGCCGAGACCGGCGAGGTGCTGGAGACGCTCACCGCGCTGGCGGGCAGGCAGGCCGTCGAGCACACGGTGGTCGCCCCCGACGAGCTCAACGACTACGAGCCCCACCTGGCGAAGGGCTTCGCCGGAGGCGTGTTCTATCCGCAGGACGCCCAGGTCCAGCCCATGCTGGCGGCGGCCAGGCTGATCCGGCACGGCGGCGACCGCTTCGGGCGGGGCGCCCTGACGCTGCGCACCGGAGTCACCGTCACCGGCTTCCTCCGCGACGGCGAACGGATCACCGGCGTCACGACCGACCGGGGCGACATCATCGCCGGAGCCGTCGTCAACGCCGCGGGGACCTGGGGCGGCGAGATCGCCGCGCTCGCCGGTGTGCACGTCCCTATCCTGCCCAGGCGGGGCTTCATCCTGGTCACCGAACCTTTCGAGAAGCCGCTGATCAGGCACAAGGTCTACACCGCCGCCTACGTCACCGACGTGGCCAGTGACTCCGAGGGCCTGGAGACGTCCGCCGTCGTGGAGGGGACCCCGTCGGGGCCGGTGCTCATCGGCGCCAGCCGCGAGCGGGTCGGCTTCGACCGCACGATCTCCGTCCCGGTGCTGGAACGCCTCGCCCGCCAGGCCGTCGAGCTGTTCCCGGCGCTGGCCGAACGCAGGGCCATCCGGGCCTACTGCGGCTTCCGGCCCTACTGCCCGGACCACCTCCCGGTGATCGGCGAGGACCCCCGGGCACCCGGGCTCCATCACGCCTGCGGTCATGAAGGCGCGGGCATCGGCCTGGCCCCGGCCACCGGCCACCTGATCGCCCAGACGCTGATCGGTGGCCGTCCCGACCTGGACCTCACCCCCTTCCGTCCGGACCGCTTCCAGGAGGAGTCCCGATGA
- a CDS encoding COX15/CtaA family protein — protein MKHLFDQARRHAVNLSQSVWSPTPTALRRWALAAVVANAGITVTGAAVRVTESGLGCPTWPRCTPDSFVPAAHDGISAVNMAVEFGNRLLTFLVLAIGLICLVAAMRLLPRRRALVRLAWLQPIGVAAQGLWGGLVVRSALNPVTVGVHFLISIGLIAACVALYARSGEGDAAPERLVHRDIRTLGYVLTAAVAVLLVAGVVVTGTGPHSGDEMASRFAFDIETVVRVHADIVYVVVGLTFGLLFALHVSDAPGHARRAALTLLAVELAQGVIGYVQYFLAVPAFLVGMHVLGSTLVWICALRVVFAMRTRGPLDSPVTHQGRFDSVTA, from the coding sequence GTGAAGCACCTCTTCGACCAGGCCCGCCGGCACGCCGTGAACCTGTCACAGTCCGTGTGGTCTCCCACGCCCACCGCCCTGCGGCGGTGGGCGCTGGCGGCGGTGGTCGCCAACGCCGGCATCACCGTGACCGGCGCGGCGGTCCGGGTCACCGAGTCGGGGCTGGGCTGCCCCACCTGGCCCAGGTGCACCCCGGACAGCTTCGTTCCGGCCGCCCACGACGGAATCTCGGCGGTCAACATGGCCGTCGAGTTCGGCAACCGGCTGCTGACCTTCCTGGTCCTGGCCATCGGCCTGATCTGCCTGGTCGCCGCGATGAGGCTGCTGCCCCGCCGCCGCGCCCTGGTCCGCCTGGCCTGGCTGCAGCCGATCGGCGTGGCCGCGCAGGGACTCTGGGGCGGCCTGGTGGTGCGCAGCGCGCTCAACCCGGTCACCGTGGGAGTGCACTTCCTGATCTCCATCGGCCTGATCGCCGCCTGTGTCGCGCTCTACGCCCGCTCGGGGGAGGGCGACGCGGCACCGGAACGGCTGGTCCACCGCGACATCCGCACACTCGGCTACGTGCTCACCGCCGCGGTGGCCGTCCTGCTCGTCGCGGGCGTGGTGGTGACCGGCACCGGGCCGCACTCCGGAGACGAGATGGCCTCCCGGTTCGCCTTCGACATCGAGACCGTGGTCAGGGTTCACGCCGACATCGTCTACGTCGTGGTCGGGCTCACCTTCGGGCTGCTGTTCGCGCTGCACGTGAGCGATGCCCCGGGCCACGCGAGGCGGGCGGCGCTGACGCTGCTGGCCGTGGAGCTGGCGCAGGGGGTCATCGGATACGTCCAGTACTTCCTGGCCGTGCCCGCGTTCCTGGTCGGCATGCACGTGCTCGGCTCGACCCTGGTGTGGATCTGCGCGCTGCGGGTGGTGTTCGCGATGCGGACGCGAGGGCCGCTGGACTCCCCCGTGACCCACCAGGGCAGGTTCGACTCCGTCACGGCGTGA
- a CDS encoding SanA/YdcF family protein has translation MPLSRKVLRRSYQGAVLLSVLAIAPLSWAWLASIGHRAVADSSPGWISEVPEAPVALVLGAGIRGKTPTPMLARRLDISAELYRAGKVQAILLSGDNGRSGYDEPTVMRDYLLARQVPGRALVLDYAGFDTWDSCVRARDVFGATRVTVVTQVFHLPRAVALCRTAGLATFGVGDDSAKRWASTYSYAAREFAAAAKGLLDSVVLRSSPVFPGPRETTLDAALRPG, from the coding sequence ATGCCGCTGTCACGCAAGGTTCTTCGGCGCTCCTACCAGGGGGCCGTGCTGCTGAGCGTCCTGGCGATCGCCCCGCTGTCCTGGGCCTGGCTGGCCAGCATCGGGCACCGGGCCGTCGCCGACTCCTCTCCCGGATGGATCAGCGAGGTCCCCGAGGCCCCCGTCGCGCTGGTCCTGGGGGCGGGGATACGGGGGAAGACACCCACTCCCATGCTGGCCCGGCGGCTGGACATCTCCGCCGAGCTGTATCGCGCGGGCAAGGTGCAGGCGATCCTGCTGTCCGGCGACAACGGCCGGAGCGGCTACGACGAGCCCACCGTGATGCGCGACTACCTGCTCGCCCGCCAGGTCCCCGGCAGGGCGCTCGTCCTGGACTACGCGGGTTTCGACACCTGGGACTCATGCGTACGGGCCCGCGACGTGTTCGGGGCCACCCGGGTGACCGTCGTCACCCAGGTCTTCCACCTGCCCAGGGCGGTCGCGCTCTGCCGTACGGCGGGCCTCGCGACCTTCGGGGTCGGTGACGACTCGGCCAAGCGGTGGGCCTCCACCTACTCCTACGCCGCCCGTGAGTTCGCCGCCGCGGCGAAGGGGCTTCTCGACTCGGTGGTGCTCCGTTCCAGCCCCGTCTTCCCCGGACCGCGCGAGACCACCCTCGACGCCGCTCTCCGGCCCGGGTGA
- a CDS encoding PrsW family intramembrane metalloprotease yields MASRDPRWVLKDRPSVALISGLVLTGICALASFSFDVLNGDPVYFFIALALALAPVPVLLAAVLALDRMEPEPRSNLIFAFAWGAGVAVLVAGLVNSFNLVYIENTVRLGYDTARNIAATFGAPVVEETMKGLVLLGLLKFKRAELDGPTDGIIYASMVGLGFAMSENVSYYVAALDDLGAQGLAVTVVLRGFLSPFAHPLFTSMIGVAVAYAAQLRGPVRILVIAAGWIGAMLLHGIWNGFASYAGIGGLAVAYLLLMVVLFILIGIVFRDRRRIVGLIQTFLPAYQATGLVTPYDVTMLSSLPGRRQARQWARKNGGRNGLRAMSDYQLAATELGLLHERARRQMIGEPTFNEEQHALLECMAGARAHFPAASFQGAPPPAGPWPPRR; encoded by the coding sequence ATGGCAAGCCGTGATCCTCGGTGGGTGCTCAAGGACCGCCCGTCTGTCGCGCTGATCTCCGGTCTTGTCCTGACCGGTATATGCGCGCTCGCGTCGTTCTCCTTCGACGTGCTGAACGGTGACCCGGTCTATTTCTTCATCGCGCTGGCGCTTGCCCTGGCACCTGTCCCGGTCCTGCTGGCCGCCGTGCTCGCGCTGGACCGCATGGAGCCCGAGCCGCGGAGCAACCTGATCTTCGCGTTCGCCTGGGGGGCGGGCGTGGCGGTGCTGGTCGCGGGCCTCGTCAACTCCTTCAACCTGGTCTACATCGAGAACACCGTCCGGCTGGGCTACGACACCGCGCGCAACATCGCCGCGACCTTCGGCGCCCCGGTGGTCGAGGAGACGATGAAAGGGCTGGTCCTGCTGGGCCTGCTGAAGTTCAAGCGGGCCGAGCTCGACGGTCCCACCGACGGCATCATCTACGCCAGCATGGTCGGCCTCGGCTTCGCGATGAGCGAGAACGTCAGCTACTACGTGGCCGCCCTCGACGACCTGGGCGCGCAGGGCCTCGCGGTCACCGTCGTGCTGAGAGGGTTCCTCTCACCGTTCGCGCACCCGCTGTTCACCTCGATGATCGGTGTCGCGGTGGCCTACGCCGCGCAGCTGCGGGGTCCGGTGCGGATCCTCGTGATCGCGGCGGGCTGGATCGGCGCGATGCTGCTGCACGGGATATGGAACGGCTTCGCCTCCTACGCCGGTATCGGTGGCCTGGCCGTCGCCTACCTGCTGCTGATGGTCGTGCTGTTCATCCTGATCGGGATCGTCTTCCGCGACCGCCGGCGCATCGTCGGTCTCATCCAGACCTTCCTGCCGGCCTATCAGGCGACCGGGCTGGTGACCCCGTACGACGTCACCATGCTCTCCTCGCTGCCGGGCCGCCGTCAGGCCAGGCAGTGGGCCAGGAAGAACGGCGGCCGCAACGGGCTGCGGGCGATGAGCGACTACCAGCTCGCGGCCACCGAGCTGGGGCTGCTCCACGAGCGGGCCAGACGCCAGATGATCGGTGAGCCCACGTTCAACGAGGAGCAGCACGCCCTGCTGGAGTGCATGGCGGGCGCACGGGCGCACTTTCCGGCGGCCTCCTTCCAGGGAGCCCCTCCGCCCGCCGGTCCCTGGCCGCCGCGCAGGTAG
- a CDS encoding heme o synthase gives MVLTDKQPTAPSTTGVADDAAPRTFGDVVKAYVALTKPRIIELLLITTLPVMFLAAHGLPPLWIAVSTLVFGTLSAGSANALNCYIDRDIDAAMRRTRRRPLARDQVPPTNALIFGVALGVLSTLGLGLTVNWLAAGLSLAANLFYVLVYSMILKRRTSQNVVWGGLAGCMPVLIGWAGVTGSLDWAPVVLFGVVFFWTPPHTWTLAMRYKEDYAAAKVPMLPVVATERRVVLESIAYTWATVLCSLLLWPIARTTLLYPVVAVVLGAACLVEVYRLLGRVNAGKSGVDLRPMRFFHWSNAYLALLFLAVAVDSILV, from the coding sequence ATGGTGCTGACCGACAAGCAACCGACGGCCCCGTCCACGACGGGCGTGGCAGACGACGCCGCGCCGCGTACGTTCGGCGACGTCGTGAAGGCCTACGTCGCCCTCACCAAGCCGCGGATCATCGAGCTGCTGCTGATCACGACGCTGCCGGTGATGTTCCTCGCGGCCCATGGGCTGCCGCCGCTGTGGATCGCCGTCTCCACCCTGGTGTTCGGCACCCTGTCGGCGGGCAGCGCGAACGCGCTGAACTGCTACATCGACCGTGACATCGACGCCGCGATGCGCCGTACCCGGCGCCGGCCGCTGGCCCGCGACCAGGTCCCGCCGACCAACGCGCTGATCTTCGGCGTCGCTCTCGGCGTGCTGTCCACTCTTGGCCTCGGGCTGACGGTGAATTGGCTCGCCGCAGGCCTGTCCTTGGCCGCGAACCTGTTCTACGTCCTCGTCTACTCGATGATCCTGAAACGGCGGACCTCCCAGAACGTGGTGTGGGGAGGGCTCGCGGGGTGCATGCCGGTGCTGATCGGCTGGGCGGGCGTGACCGGCAGCCTCGACTGGGCGCCGGTGGTGCTCTTCGGAGTGGTGTTCTTCTGGACTCCGCCGCACACCTGGACCCTCGCCATGCGCTACAAGGAGGACTACGCCGCGGCGAAGGTCCCCATGCTCCCGGTGGTCGCCACCGAGCGCCGCGTGGTGCTGGAGAGCATCGCCTACACCTGGGCGACGGTGCTCTGCTCGCTGCTGCTGTGGCCGATCGCCCGGACCACCCTGCTCTACCCCGTCGTGGCCGTCGTCCTCGGCGCCGCCTGCCTGGTGGAGGTCTACCGTCTCCTCGGCCGCGTCAACGCGGGCAAGAGCGGTGTGGACCTGCGCCCGATGCGCTTCTTCCACTGGTCCAACGCCTACCTGGCACTGCTCTTCCTGGCCGTGGCCGTGGACTCCATACTCGTCTGA
- the tkt gene encoding transketolase, with protein sequence MDAVEKSGSGHPGTAMSLAPAAYLLFQQTMRHDPSDPSWVGRDRFVLSAGHTSLTLYIQLYLSGYGLSLDDLKSLRQWGSLTPGHPEHGHTVGVETTTGPLGQGLGNAVGMAMAARRERGLFDPDAAEGSSPFDHMIWCIASEGDIEEGVSHEVSALAGHQKLGNLVVVFDSNHISIEDDTQIALSEDIAKRYEAYGWHVQTVDWTNNGKYTEDVEALHQALEAARAETGKPSFIRLRTIIGWPAPNKQNTGKAHGSALGADEIAATKKVLKQDPAKSFDVPAEVLEHAREVVARGRASRAEWDKAYQNWRSANPKRAAEFDRISGRQLPAGWTEALPSFEAGASIATRKASGEVLNSLAPVLPELWGGSADLAESNNTTMKGEPSFIPDEYQTKEFPGNRYGRTLHFGIREHGMGSILNGIALHNGTRPYGGTFLVFSDYMRPAVRLAALMKLPVTYVWTHDSIGLGEDGPTHQPIEHLWALRAIPGLDVVRPADANETAAAWRTVLEHGDRPAALALTRQNLPVYAGTADAAKVARGAYVLEDASDGQPAVILIGTGSEVELAVEARKLLEAEGIPARVVSMPCVEWFEAQDAAYRQTVLPSAVRARVAVEAGIALGWRQFVGDEGEVVSLEHFGASAPYKTLYEQFGLTAERVAAAAKASLARTGADKGETTGN encoded by the coding sequence ATGGACGCCGTAGAGAAGTCGGGGTCGGGCCACCCCGGCACCGCGATGAGCCTCGCACCCGCCGCGTATCTGCTGTTCCAGCAGACGATGCGGCACGACCCGTCCGACCCCTCGTGGGTGGGCCGGGACCGGTTCGTCCTTTCCGCCGGGCACACCAGCCTGACCCTCTACATCCAGCTCTACCTGTCGGGTTACGGCCTGTCCCTGGACGACCTCAAGTCCCTGAGGCAGTGGGGAAGCCTGACCCCCGGTCATCCGGAGCACGGCCACACCGTCGGCGTCGAGACCACCACCGGCCCGCTCGGCCAGGGCCTCGGCAACGCGGTCGGCATGGCCATGGCCGCCCGCCGCGAGCGCGGGCTGTTCGACCCGGACGCGGCCGAGGGCTCCAGCCCGTTCGACCACATGATCTGGTGCATCGCCTCCGAGGGCGACATCGAGGAGGGCGTCAGCCACGAGGTCAGCGCCCTCGCCGGCCACCAGAAGCTGGGCAACCTGGTCGTCGTCTTCGACAGCAACCACATCTCCATCGAGGACGACACCCAGATCGCGCTGAGCGAGGACATCGCCAAGCGCTACGAGGCGTACGGCTGGCACGTCCAGACCGTCGACTGGACCAACAACGGCAAGTACACCGAGGACGTCGAGGCGCTGCACCAGGCCCTGGAGGCCGCGCGCGCCGAGACCGGCAAGCCGTCCTTCATCCGGCTGCGGACCATCATCGGCTGGCCCGCGCCGAACAAGCAGAACACCGGCAAGGCCCATGGCTCGGCCCTGGGCGCCGACGAGATCGCCGCCACCAAGAAGGTCCTGAAGCAGGACCCGGCCAAGAGCTTCGACGTCCCGGCCGAGGTCCTGGAGCACGCCCGCGAGGTCGTGGCGCGCGGCCGGGCAAGCCGCGCCGAGTGGGACAAGGCCTACCAGAACTGGCGTTCCGCCAACCCCAAGCGGGCGGCCGAGTTCGACCGGATCAGCGGCCGGCAGTTGCCGGCGGGCTGGACCGAGGCACTGCCGTCCTTCGAGGCGGGCGCCTCCATCGCCACCCGCAAGGCCTCCGGCGAGGTGCTGAACAGCCTCGCGCCCGTGCTGCCCGAGCTGTGGGGCGGCTCCGCCGACCTGGCCGAGTCCAACAACACCACGATGAAGGGCGAGCCGTCCTTCATCCCCGACGAGTACCAGACCAAGGAGTTCCCCGGGAACCGCTACGGCCGGACGCTGCACTTCGGCATCCGCGAGCACGGCATGGGGTCGATCCTCAACGGCATCGCCCTGCACAACGGCACCCGGCCCTACGGTGGCACGTTCCTGGTCTTCAGCGACTACATGCGCCCGGCCGTACGGCTCGCGGCGCTGATGAAGCTGCCGGTCACCTACGTGTGGACACACGACTCCATCGGCCTGGGCGAGGACGGACCGACCCACCAGCCGATCGAGCACCTGTGGGCGCTGCGCGCCATCCCGGGCCTGGACGTCGTCCGCCCGGCCGACGCCAACGAGACGGCGGCCGCGTGGCGGACCGTGCTGGAGCACGGCGACCGGCCGGCCGCGCTGGCGCTGACCCGGCAGAACCTGCCGGTCTACGCGGGCACCGCGGACGCCGCGAAGGTCGCCCGCGGAGCCTACGTCCTGGAGGACGCCTCCGACGGCCAGCCCGCGGTGATCCTGATCGGCACCGGCTCCGAGGTCGAGCTGGCCGTGGAGGCCCGCAAGCTGCTGGAGGCCGAGGGCATCCCGGCCCGGGTCGTGTCGATGCCGTGCGTCGAGTGGTTCGAGGCCCAGGACGCCGCCTACCGGCAGACGGTGCTGCCGTCGGCCGTCCGTGCGCGGGTCGCCGTGGAGGCGGGAATCGCGCTGGGCTGGCGGCAGTTCGTTGGAGACGAAGGGGAAGTGGTCAGCCTGGAGCACTTCGGTGCCTCGGCTCCCTACAAGACCCTCTACGAGCAGTTCGGCCTCACCGCCGAACGCGTGGCCGCCGCCGCCAAGGCGAGCCTCGCGCGGACCGGGGCCGACAAGGGCGAGACGACGGGAAACTGA
- the tal gene encoding transaldolase, protein MSEILKSLSDHGVSIWLDDISRERLRTGNLETLIRDKHVVGVTSNPTIFASALSKGDAYDTQLHDLSVRGVDVEEAVRAITTYDIRWAADVLRPVYDATDGVDGRVSIEVDPRLARETDKTIAEARALWWMVDRPNLFIKIPATVEGLPAITQAISEGISVNVTLIFSLERYRAVMDAWLTGLERARDKGLNLSGIESVASFFVSRVDSEIDKRLEGIGTPEAKALKGKAAIANARLAFAAFEDVVASPRWQALAQAGARPQRPLWASTGTKDPSYPDTLYVDELVTTGTVNTMPEKTLDAAADHGRITGDTVRPFYEDAWNTMSALKEAGIDYDDVVRVLEEEGVEKFEASWKELLATVSAELRKA, encoded by the coding sequence ATGAGTGAGATTCTGAAGAGCCTTTCCGATCACGGCGTTTCCATCTGGCTGGACGACATCAGCCGCGAGCGTCTGCGCACCGGCAACCTGGAGACGCTGATCCGCGACAAGCACGTGGTCGGCGTCACCTCCAACCCGACGATCTTCGCCTCCGCGCTGAGCAAGGGCGACGCCTACGACACCCAGCTCCACGACCTGTCCGTGCGCGGCGTGGACGTCGAGGAGGCGGTGCGCGCCATCACCACCTACGACATCCGCTGGGCTGCGGACGTGCTCAGGCCGGTCTACGACGCCACCGACGGCGTGGACGGCCGGGTCTCCATCGAGGTGGACCCGCGCCTGGCCAGGGAGACCGACAAGACGATCGCCGAAGCGCGCGCGCTGTGGTGGATGGTCGACCGGCCCAACCTGTTCATCAAGATCCCCGCGACGGTCGAGGGGCTTCCGGCGATCACCCAGGCGATCTCCGAGGGGATCAGCGTCAACGTCACGCTGATCTTCTCCCTTGAGCGCTACCGCGCCGTGATGGACGCGTGGCTGACGGGTCTGGAGCGCGCGCGGGACAAGGGCCTGAACCTGTCCGGCATCGAGTCGGTGGCCTCCTTCTTCGTGAGCCGCGTGGACAGCGAGATCGACAAGCGCCTGGAGGGCATCGGCACGCCCGAGGCCAAGGCGCTCAAGGGCAAGGCGGCGATCGCCAACGCCCGCCTCGCGTTCGCCGCCTTCGAGGACGTGGTCGCCTCGCCGCGCTGGCAGGCCCTGGCCCAGGCCGGAGCACGCCCGCAGCGCCCGCTGTGGGCCTCCACCGGCACCAAGGACCCGAGTTACCCCGACACCCTCTACGTCGACGAGCTCGTCACCACGGGCACGGTCAACACGATGCCCGAGAAGACCCTCGACGCCGCCGCCGACCACGGCCGGATCACCGGTGACACCGTCCGCCCCTTCTACGAGGACGCCTGGAACACCATGTCCGCCCTCAAAGAAGCCGGCATCGACTACGACGACGTGGTACGAGTGCTGGAAGAGGAGGGCGTGGAGAAGTTCGAGGCGTCCTGGAAAGAGCTCCTGGCCACCGTGTCCGCCGAACTGCGGAAGGCGTGA
- a CDS encoding glucose-6-phosphate isomerase: MTVSVTFNEEKPAEQAAEAAGRLVSEGIHEALAKGDPTLWGPEAEAEATLRLGWLTLPRTSRELLPEIGKLVERARAQGLDHVVLAGMGGSSLAPEVITATADVPLTVLDTTDPGQVRRALEDRLDRTILVVASKSGGTVETDSHRRIYEQAFRDAGIDPAERIVVVTDPGSPLEQTAIEAGYPVILADPNVGGRYSALSAFGLVPSALAGVDVEKLLDDAAAVQPLLAQAEGNPGLDLGAALGAAALSGRDKLVLEDGLSEINGLPDWIEQLVAESTGKQGKGILPIVGAEPGEAADELVVGIDSDGSLTVGGPLGAQFLVWEYATAVVGNILGIDPFNQPNVAESKENTGTLLDRPELPTGAPILVDGPVEVYGELPGSEAPKDLSDVFTRLLEAVPADGYLAIMAYLDREAAFDAPHAEDASFEEMTDAWSAADPATLRGQLAVRTERPITFGWGPRFLHSTGQYHKGGPQNGVFLQITGAVDKDVEVPGKPYTLGRLQLAQALGDQDALAGRGRPTVRLHLTDRAAGVARLLAAAREV, encoded by the coding sequence ATGACCGTATCCGTGACGTTCAACGAGGAGAAGCCGGCCGAGCAGGCCGCGGAGGCGGCCGGGCGGCTCGTCTCCGAAGGGATCCACGAGGCTCTGGCCAAGGGCGATCCCACCCTGTGGGGCCCGGAGGCCGAGGCCGAGGCGACGCTCCGCCTCGGCTGGCTCACCCTCCCGCGGACCAGCAGGGAGCTGCTCCCCGAGATCGGCAAGCTCGTCGAGCGCGCCCGCGCCCAGGGCCTGGACCACGTGGTCCTGGCGGGCATGGGCGGCTCCTCGCTCGCCCCTGAGGTCATCACCGCCACCGCCGACGTGCCGCTGACCGTGCTCGACACCACCGACCCCGGGCAGGTGCGCCGGGCGCTGGAGGACCGGCTGGACCGCACGATCCTGGTGGTCGCCAGCAAGAGCGGCGGCACGGTGGAGACCGACAGCCACCGGCGGATATACGAGCAGGCCTTCCGCGACGCGGGGATCGACCCGGCCGAGCGGATCGTCGTGGTCACCGACCCGGGCTCACCGCTGGAGCAGACCGCCATCGAGGCGGGTTACCCGGTGATCCTGGCCGACCCCAACGTGGGCGGCCGCTACAGCGCGCTGTCGGCCTTCGGTCTGGTGCCCAGCGCGCTGGCCGGGGTCGATGTCGAGAAGCTGCTCGACGACGCGGCCGCCGTGCAGCCGCTGCTCGCGCAAGCCGAGGGCAACCCCGGTCTGGACCTCGGTGCCGCCCTCGGCGCCGCCGCGCTCTCCGGCCGCGACAAGCTCGTGCTCGAAGACGGCCTCTCGGAGATCAACGGCCTGCCCGACTGGATCGAGCAGCTGGTCGCCGAGTCCACCGGCAAGCAGGGCAAGGGCATCCTGCCGATCGTCGGCGCCGAGCCGGGCGAGGCCGCGGACGAGCTGGTCGTCGGGATCGACTCCGACGGCTCGCTGACCGTCGGCGGCCCGCTGGGCGCGCAGTTCCTCGTCTGGGAGTACGCCACCGCCGTCGTCGGCAACATCCTCGGCATCGACCCGTTCAACCAGCCGAACGTGGCCGAGTCCAAGGAGAACACCGGCACGCTGCTGGACCGGCCGGAGCTGCCGACCGGCGCGCCGATCCTGGTCGACGGCCCGGTGGAGGTGTACGGCGAGCTGCCCGGCTCGGAGGCTCCCAAGGACCTGTCCGACGTCTTCACCCGGCTGCTGGAGGCCGTCCCCGCCGACGGCTATCTCGCGATCATGGCCTACCTCGACCGGGAGGCGGCGTTCGACGCCCCCCATGCCGAGGACGCCTCCTTCGAGGAGATGACCGACGCGTGGAGCGCGGCCGACCCGGCCACGCTGCGGGGGCAGCTCGCGGTGCGGACCGAGCGGCCGATCACCTTCGGGTGGGGCCCGCGGTTCCTGCACTCCACCGGCCAGTACCACAAGGGCGGCCCGCAGAACGGCGTGTTCCTGCAGATCACCGGTGCCGTGGACAAGGACGTCGAGGTGCCGGGCAAGCCGTACACCCTGGGCCGTCTCCAGCTCGCGCAGGCCCTGGGAGACCAGGACGCGCTGGCCGGGCGCGGACGTCCCACCGTACGGCTGCACCTGACCGATCGGGCGGCCGGGGTCGCACGGCTGCTCGCGGCAGCGCGGGAGGTCTGA